A genomic window from Candidatus Denitrolinea symbiosum includes:
- a CDS encoding cysteine desulfurase encodes MLDADLIRADFPILERRTASGARVTYLDSTATSQKPLAVIEAMNDFYRRSNANIHRGVHTLAEESTALYEQAREKVAKFINAESARQIVYTRNTTESINLVAYTWARANLKAGDLIVLTEMEHHSNLVPWHMLAAERGVELDFIPVTADGLLDLDAYRSLLTRDPKLVAFTQMSNVLGTVNPAAEIVRLAREVGAATLVDAAQSAPHLAIDAQALGADFIAFSAHKMCGPTGIGALYGRAELLESMPPFLGGGDMIKEVKLRSFRPNSIPHKFEAGTPAIAEAVGFGAAVDYLAAIGMDKISAHEHEIIEYALERLEEIPGVKVFGPSADKKGGVASFTLEGVHPHDVAQILDRDGIAIRAGHHCAQPLHEKFGIPATSRASFYLYNTRDEVDLLVNGIYKVKKLFG; translated from the coding sequence ATGCTGGACGCCGACCTCATCCGCGCAGACTTCCCGATCCTCGAACGCCGAACCGCCAGCGGGGCGCGCGTGACCTATCTCGATTCCACGGCCACTTCGCAGAAACCGCTCGCGGTCATCGAGGCGATGAACGATTTCTACCGCCGCTCGAACGCGAACATCCATCGCGGCGTCCACACGCTGGCGGAAGAGTCCACCGCGCTGTACGAGCAGGCGCGCGAGAAGGTCGCGAAGTTCATCAACGCGGAATCGGCGCGGCAGATCGTCTACACGCGCAACACGACCGAGTCCATCAACCTTGTGGCGTATACCTGGGCGCGGGCGAATCTCAAAGCCGGAGACCTGATCGTCCTGACCGAGATGGAGCATCACTCCAACCTCGTGCCGTGGCACATGCTGGCGGCGGAACGCGGCGTCGAGCTGGACTTCATCCCCGTGACGGCGGACGGCCTGCTCGACCTGGACGCGTACCGCTCGCTTCTCACGCGTGACCCGAAACTGGTCGCGTTCACCCAAATGTCCAATGTCCTCGGGACGGTGAACCCCGCGGCCGAGATCGTCCGCCTCGCGCGCGAAGTCGGCGCGGCGACCCTCGTGGACGCGGCCCAGTCCGCCCCGCATCTCGCGATCGACGCCCAGGCCCTCGGCGCGGACTTCATCGCCTTCTCCGCGCACAAGATGTGCGGCCCGACCGGCATCGGCGCGTTGTACGGCAGGGCCGAATTGCTCGAATCCATGCCGCCCTTCCTCGGCGGCGGCGACATGATCAAGGAAGTGAAGCTGCGCTCCTTCCGCCCGAATTCGATCCCGCATAAATTCGAGGCGGGGACTCCCGCCATTGCCGAGGCAGTCGGTTTCGGCGCGGCCGTGGACTACCTGGCCGCGATCGGCATGGACAAAATCTCCGCGCACGAGCATGAGATCATCGAGTACGCGCTGGAACGCCTCGAGGAGATTCCCGGCGTGAAAGTCTTCGGCCCTTCGGCGGACAAGAAAGGCGGCGTGGCATCCTTCACGCTGGAAGGCGTCCATCCGCACGACGTGGCGCAGATCCTCGACCGGGACGGGATCGCCATCCGTGCGGGGCATCACTGTGCGCAGCCGCTCCACGAGAAGTTTGGCATCCCCGCCACCAGCCGCGCCTCGTTCTATCTGTATAATACGAGGGACGAAGTTGACTTGTTGGTCAACGGGATCTACAAAGTCAAAAAACTCTTTGGGTGA
- a CDS encoding selenium-dependent hydroxylase accessory protein YqeC — protein MQLQRALRLHSDFGTERKDAVAFVGAGGKTTAMFRLARELAAPSVVVAATTHLGAWQIPLADRHVIAESAGEIREIPAGVTLVTGRVEGDRTQSVSASALFWLREEAQSRGIPLLIEADGARQKPLKAPAAHEPPIPDFAETVVLVAGLSGLGKPITEESVFRAEKFHELSGAAEGESVTPEILRRVLTHPEGGLKNIPTRARKIALLNQADAPELQAIGGKLARGLLASFDAAIVGSAQRGDFHAFERTAGIVLAAGESTRFGQPKQLLDWKGEPFVRRIAETALAAGLTPVVVVTGSNAEAVENAVRGLDVQIVRNAAWQSGQASSIVAGVASLPENIGGCLFLLADQPQVGTEIIHALTESRARNLSPVIAPLVMEERRANPVLFDRVTFADLLQLKGDVGGRAIFHKYKVDYLPWHDETLLLDVDTPEDYERLRRL, from the coding sequence ATGCAACTCCAGCGCGCGCTGCGCCTGCATTCGGATTTCGGGACGGAGAGAAAGGACGCGGTCGCGTTCGTCGGCGCGGGCGGCAAAACGACCGCGATGTTTCGGCTGGCGCGGGAACTGGCCGCGCCGTCCGTCGTCGTCGCCGCGACGACTCACCTCGGCGCGTGGCAGATTCCGCTGGCGGACCGGCACGTCATAGCCGAATCCGCCGGGGAGATTCGGGAGATTCCCGCAGGCGTCACGCTGGTCACAGGGCGGGTCGAGGGAGACCGAACCCAGTCCGTAAGCGCCAGCGCACTATTCTGGCTACGCGAAGAAGCCCAAAGCCGCGGCATTCCCCTGCTCATCGAAGCGGACGGGGCGCGGCAAAAACCGTTGAAGGCTCCCGCCGCGCACGAACCGCCCATCCCCGATTTCGCGGAGACGGTCGTCTTGGTGGCGGGGTTGAGCGGGCTGGGCAAACCCATCACGGAGGAGTCCGTCTTCCGCGCCGAGAAATTCCACGAGCTGAGCGGCGCGGCGGAAGGCGAATCGGTCACGCCGGAGATTTTGAGACGCGTATTGACACATCCCGAAGGCGGGCTGAAAAACATCCCGACGCGCGCAAGGAAAATCGCTTTGCTCAATCAGGCGGACGCGCCCGAACTTCAAGCCATTGGCGGGAAACTAGCGCGGGGATTGCTGGCTTCATTCGACGCGGCGATCGTCGGCTCGGCGCAGCGCGGCGACTTCCACGCATTCGAGCGGACGGCGGGAATCGTTTTGGCGGCGGGCGAATCGACGCGCTTCGGCCAGCCCAAGCAATTGCTGGATTGGAAGGGCGAACCGTTCGTAAGACGAATCGCCGAAACCGCGCTGGCCGCGGGGCTTACTCCAGTGGTCGTCGTGACGGGGTCGAACGCGGAGGCGGTCGAGAACGCGGTTCGCGGCCTGGATGTGCAGATCGTCCGCAACGCGGCCTGGCAAAGCGGACAGGCGAGTTCCATCGTCGCGGGAGTCGCGTCGCTGCCTGAAAATATCGGAGGCTGTTTGTTTTTGCTGGCAGACCAGCCGCAGGTCGGGACGGAGATCATCCACGCGCTGACGGAGTCGCGCGCGCGGAATCTCTCCCCCGTCATCGCGCCGTTGGTGATGGAAGAACGCCGCGCCAATCCCGTGCTATTCGACCGCGTCACTTTCGCGGACCTGCTCCAATTGAAAGGCGACGTTGGCGGGCGCGCCATCTTCCACAAATACAAAGTGGACTATCTGCCCTGGCACGATGAGACTTTACTGCTGGACGTAGACACGCCCGAAGATTACGAAAGGCTGCGGCGTTTATAG
- a CDS encoding SUF system NifU family Fe-S cluster assembly protein, with amino-acid sequence MDDLYREVIIEHYKNPSYRGRLDPHDISFADNNPLCGDHIQIDLRVDADGKIAEARFDGHGCAISQASADLLMEAIIGKPVEEVKKLGKQDILDMLGIDLGPVRLKCALLSLKVLKAGVYGLGEAGDDLVE; translated from the coding sequence ATGGACGATCTCTATCGCGAAGTCATCATCGAACACTACAAGAATCCCTCCTATCGCGGACGCCTCGACCCGCACGATATTTCGTTCGCGGATAACAACCCCCTCTGCGGCGACCACATCCAAATCGACCTGCGCGTGGACGCGGATGGGAAGATCGCCGAGGCGCGCTTCGACGGTCACGGATGCGCCATCTCGCAGGCTTCCGCCGACTTGTTGATGGAAGCCATCATCGGCAAACCCGTCGAGGAAGTGAAGAAACTTGGCAAGCAAGACATCCTCGACATGCTCGGCATTGACCTCGGCCCGGTCCGCTTGAAGTGCGCCCTGCTTTCGCTCAAGGTCTTGAAGGCGGGCGTCTATGGACTGGGGGAAGCGGGCGATGACCTGGTGGAGTAA
- a CDS encoding biphenyl 2,3-dioxygenase: MTFNYTTFEEAQLEFFEIAPVSELPNGQRLFVDIGDRPIVIFNIAGRLFAIGDVCTHDDGPLGDGELDGYNIVCPRHGAEFDVRSGKVMKMPAVVDVPAYPVRVTDGTIQIGIPKEQA; encoded by the coding sequence ATGACTTTCAACTACACAACTTTTGAAGAAGCCCAACTGGAATTTTTTGAGATCGCGCCGGTTTCCGAACTCCCCAACGGACAGCGTCTTTTTGTGGACATCGGCGACCGTCCCATCGTTATCTTCAATATCGCGGGACGGCTCTTCGCCATCGGCGACGTCTGCACGCACGACGACGGTCCGCTCGGCGACGGCGAACTCGACGGATACAATATCGTCTGCCCGCGGCACGGCGCGGAATTCGACGTCCGCAGCGGGAAGGTGATGAAGATGCCCGCCGTGGTGGACGTCCCCGCCTACCCCGTCCGCGTGACGGATGGGACGATCCAGATCGGAATCCCGAAGGAACAGGCGTAG
- a CDS encoding Fe-S cluster assembly protein SufD, whose translation MQEKPRVVISRGRRTESAIKEFAFTQADLPADATLASFRTSAWSAYRSLSLPQTTDEAWRRTDLRLFPAPDFKIPAPGAHEDFASVPNELLKPLVGDQHGGQITLLAGGSQVFLEDALAKQGVVFTDFRTAEKDHPDLLAKLIGQIVKPEDGKFAALASALSQNGVLLYVPKNVHVEAPLHSVLWGPGADLAYFSHLIVYVDDGASATYVHEAASPDEPGHAMHAGVVEIHVGADANLRFVELQSWGRGVWNFSHERARVERGANLDWIFGAVGSRLTKNFSDLDLVGEGAVGRMSGFYFTDGNQHLDHDTQQNHYAPRTTSDLLFKGALKGKSRSVWQGMIYVAPGAQKTDGYQANRNIILSEEARADSIPGLEILADDVRCTHGATVGKLEQEPLFYLKSRGLPQAEAERLVVEGFFDPIMQRIPFEGVRERFQQAILHKMA comes from the coding sequence ATGCAAGAGAAACCCAGAGTTGTGATCTCGCGCGGACGCCGGACCGAATCCGCCATCAAGGAATTTGCCTTCACCCAGGCCGACCTGCCTGCGGACGCGACCCTCGCCTCTTTCCGGACCTCGGCCTGGTCCGCGTACCGATCGTTGTCTCTACCCCAAACGACCGACGAAGCCTGGCGCCGCACAGACCTCCGTCTCTTCCCCGCGCCGGACTTTAAGATTCCCGCCCCCGGCGCGCACGAAGACTTCGCCTCGGTCCCGAACGAATTGCTCAAACCCCTCGTCGGCGACCAGCACGGCGGGCAGATCACCCTGCTCGCGGGCGGCTCGCAGGTCTTCCTCGAAGACGCGCTCGCGAAACAGGGCGTGGTCTTCACCGATTTCCGCACGGCGGAAAAGGATCATCCCGACCTGCTCGCAAAATTGATCGGGCAGATCGTCAAACCCGAAGACGGGAAGTTCGCCGCGCTGGCCTCCGCGCTTTCGCAAAACGGCGTGCTGCTCTACGTCCCGAAGAACGTCCACGTGGAAGCCCCGCTTCATTCCGTGCTGTGGGGCCCCGGCGCGGACCTGGCTTACTTCTCCCATCTCATCGTCTATGTGGACGACGGCGCCTCGGCGACGTACGTCCACGAGGCGGCCTCGCCCGACGAACCCGGTCACGCCATGCACGCGGGCGTCGTTGAGATTCACGTCGGCGCGGACGCCAACCTGCGGTTTGTCGAACTGCAATCCTGGGGACGCGGCGTCTGGAATTTCTCGCACGAACGCGCCCGCGTGGAGCGCGGCGCGAACCTGGATTGGATCTTCGGCGCGGTCGGTTCGCGGCTGACGAAGAACTTCTCCGACCTCGACCTCGTCGGCGAGGGCGCGGTGGGACGCATGTCGGGCTTCTACTTCACCGACGGCAACCAGCATCTCGACCACGACACCCAGCAGAACCACTATGCCCCGCGCACGACCAGCGACCTGCTATTCAAGGGCGCGCTCAAAGGGAAGAGCCGCTCGGTCTGGCAGGGGATGATCTACGTGGCGCCCGGGGCGCAGAAAACCGACGGGTATCAGGCCAATCGCAATATCATCCTGAGCGAGGAGGCGAGAGCAGACTCCATCCCAGGGTTGGAAATCCTGGCGGACGACGTCCGCTGCACGCACGGCGCGACCGTCGGAAAATTGGAGCAGGAGCCGCTGTTCTATCTCAAGTCGCGCGGCCTCCCGCAGGCGGAGGCGGAGCGGCTGGTCGTCGAGGGCTTCTTCGATCCGATCATGCAGCGCATCCCCTTTGAAGGCGTCCGCGAGAGATTCCAGCAGGCAATTTTGCACAAGATGGCTTAA
- a CDS encoding lysophospholipid acyltransferase: MVSLLRWSVYLVIKVGLSILCRTDAQGMERVPARGPLIVVSNHTGSLEVPMLFAQLWPRPVTGWAKAETWEKPFFNWLFTLWGAIPVRRGEADMSALRAALERLEQGYILGVAPEGTRNKTGKLLRAHSGAAMLALRSGASVLPIAHWGGENFLPNLKRLRRTNFSIRVGRPFLVQKSGDRITREERQQIVDEMMYQLAALLPEEYRGEYRDLSRATTKFLKFDLA, from the coding sequence ATGGTCTCCCTCCTCCGTTGGAGCGTTTACCTCGTCATCAAAGTTGGGTTGTCCATACTCTGCCGCACGGACGCGCAGGGCATGGAGCGCGTCCCCGCGCGCGGGCCGCTGATCGTCGTCTCGAACCATACGGGGTCGCTCGAAGTCCCCATGCTGTTCGCACAGTTGTGGCCGCGTCCCGTCACCGGCTGGGCGAAGGCCGAAACCTGGGAAAAGCCCTTCTTCAATTGGCTGTTCACGCTCTGGGGCGCGATCCCCGTCCGCCGCGGCGAAGCGGATATGTCCGCGCTGCGGGCCGCGCTGGAGAGGCTGGAGCAGGGATACATCCTCGGTGTGGCGCCCGAAGGGACGCGCAACAAGACGGGGAAACTTCTGCGGGCGCATTCGGGCGCGGCGATGCTGGCGCTGCGAAGCGGCGCGTCCGTCCTGCCGATCGCGCATTGGGGCGGCGAGAATTTCCTCCCCAATTTGAAACGCCTGCGCCGCACGAATTTTTCGATCCGCGTCGGGAGGCCGTTCCTCGTCCAAAAGAGCGGGGACAGGATCACGCGCGAAGAGCGGCAGCAAATCGTGGACGAGATGATGTATCAACTCGCGGCGCTCCTGCCCGAGGAATATCGCGGAGAGTATCGGGACCTCTCGCGGGCGACGACGAAGTTTTTGAAATTCGACCTCGCATAA
- a CDS encoding Fe-S cluster assembly ATPase SufC, whose product MSQLEIRNLHVSIEDKEILKGVSLVVRQGEVHAIMGPNGTGKSTLAYTLMGHPNYAVTEGEVIFKGQNLLELEPDERSRAGIFLAFQYPVAIPGVTVANFLRSALNARRRAANPEDKGMPIHEFRKMLKERMDMLKMDHSFAGRYLNDGFSGGEKKRAEILQMATLKPEIAILDETDSGLDIDALRVVSEGVNALSGPELGVLVITHYQRLLNYIKPQFVHVMMGGRIVESGGPDLALHLEEHGYDWIREKIEE is encoded by the coding sequence ATGTCGCAATTGGAAATCAGGAATTTACACGTCAGCATCGAAGATAAGGAAATTTTGAAGGGCGTGTCTCTCGTCGTCAGGCAGGGCGAAGTCCACGCCATTATGGGGCCGAACGGAACGGGCAAGTCCACGCTGGCGTATACATTGATGGGACATCCCAATTACGCCGTGACCGAAGGCGAAGTAATTTTTAAGGGACAGAACCTGCTCGAACTCGAACCCGACGAACGGTCCCGCGCGGGCATCTTTCTCGCGTTTCAGTATCCCGTCGCCATCCCCGGCGTGACGGTGGCGAACTTCCTCCGTTCCGCGCTGAACGCCCGGCGCCGCGCCGCGAATCCCGAAGACAAGGGCATGCCCATCCATGAATTCCGCAAAATGTTAAAGGAAAGAATGGACATGCTCAAGATGGATCACAGCTTTGCGGGACGCTATCTCAACGACGGCTTTTCAGGCGGCGAAAAGAAGCGCGCGGAAATCCTGCAAATGGCGACCCTCAAGCCGGAGATCGCCATTTTGGACGAGACCGATTCCGGCCTGGACATCGACGCGTTGCGCGTTGTCTCGGAGGGCGTCAACGCCCTTTCCGGTCCCGAACTGGGCGTGCTGGTCATTACGCACTACCAGCGTCTCCTGAACTACATCAAGCCGCAATTTGTCCATGTGATGATGGGCGGACGTATCGTCGAGAGCGGCGGCCCGGACCTGGCGCTCCACCTCGAGGAACACGGCTACGACTGGATCCGCGAAAAAATAGAAGAGTAG
- a CDS encoding geranylgeranyl pyrophosphate synthase, producing the protein MRAQGENCNPDMRAALDHLLSAGGKRIRPTLTLLVGGMLDGPPAQLVTLSAAAELLHTATLVHDDLIDGALLRRGAETLNARWSSAATVLTGDFLFARAAKLAADVNHLPLTRLFAETLAVIVNGELTQLFSARGVINRENYYQRIYAKTASMFEMAAQAAAIISVEDAEIRETIRKFGYELGMAFQIVDDLLDFTGDQAAVGKPLGSDLLQGLVTLPAIYYAETNPDHPDVRSLAAGGWGDHERMERLVQSIRASDAIRQAMREAEQRVDSAVACLAPFDDREERAALENLARYVVDRKI; encoded by the coding sequence ATGCGCGCCCAGGGCGAGAACTGCAACCCCGACATGCGCGCCGCCCTCGATCATCTGCTCTCGGCCGGCGGCAAACGCATCCGTCCCACGCTCACCCTGCTGGTCGGCGGGATGCTGGACGGCCCGCCCGCGCAGCTCGTCACCCTCAGCGCGGCCGCCGAACTGCTCCACACCGCCACCCTCGTCCATGACGACCTGATCGACGGCGCCCTCCTGCGACGCGGCGCGGAGACGTTGAACGCGCGCTGGTCCTCCGCCGCCACCGTCCTGACGGGAGACTTCCTCTTCGCCCGCGCCGCCAAACTCGCCGCCGACGTCAATCACCTGCCGCTCACGCGGCTCTTCGCCGAAACGCTCGCCGTCATCGTCAACGGCGAATTGACGCAACTGTTCTCGGCGCGCGGCGTCATCAACCGCGAGAACTACTACCAGCGCATCTACGCCAAGACCGCCTCGATGTTCGAAATGGCGGCGCAGGCCGCGGCCATCATCAGCGTCGAGGACGCGGAGATCCGCGAGACCATCCGAAAATTCGGATACGAACTCGGCATGGCCTTCCAGATCGTGGACGACCTGCTCGACTTCACCGGCGACCAGGCTGCAGTCGGCAAGCCGCTCGGCTCGGACCTCCTGCAGGGACTCGTGACCCTCCCGGCCATCTACTACGCCGAGACGAATCCCGACCACCCCGACGTCCGCTCGCTGGCCGCGGGCGGCTGGGGCGACCACGAACGCATGGAGCGGCTCGTCCAATCCATCCGCGCCAGCGACGCCATCCGCCAGGCCATGCGCGAGGCCGAGCAGCGCGTCGACAGCGCCGTCGCCTGCCTCGCCCCCTTCGACGACCGCGAGGAACGCGCCGCGCTCGAAAACCTGGCGCGCTACGTGGTGGACCGAAAAATCTAA
- a CDS encoding phosphatidylserine synthase — protein MLIVKTSLIQTRTFLAWSVHLFTATGAVWGFLALRAVFAHQWKPAILWMLIAMIVDGADGFLARWADVKTYARALDGALLDNLLDYLNYAVVPALFLVEADLLPPALALHAAFAILIASAYQFTQVDAKTDSTDEYFFKGFPDYWNVVAIYMLILGLSPWTNFAVIAFFTVMVFVPIKYVYPSRTRRLRTLTIVLSYLYGALGVVGVILYPNVPTWIVYASFVYVAYYIGLSLWPRPRIRSK, from the coding sequence TTGCTGATCGTGAAAACCTCTCTTATTCAGACACGAACTTTCCTGGCCTGGAGCGTCCACCTCTTCACCGCCACCGGCGCGGTGTGGGGATTTCTCGCCCTGCGCGCCGTCTTCGCCCATCAATGGAAACCCGCCATCCTCTGGATGTTGATCGCGATGATCGTGGACGGCGCGGACGGTTTCCTCGCCCGCTGGGCAGACGTGAAGACCTACGCACGCGCTCTCGACGGCGCCCTGCTCGACAACCTCCTCGACTACCTCAACTATGCCGTCGTCCCCGCGCTGTTTCTCGTTGAAGCGGATCTCCTTCCGCCCGCGCTCGCGCTTCACGCGGCCTTTGCCATTCTCATCGCCTCCGCCTATCAATTCACCCAGGTGGACGCCAAGACCGACTCCACCGACGAATATTTTTTCAAGGGTTTCCCCGATTACTGGAACGTCGTTGCCATCTACATGCTCATCCTGGGGCTGAGCCCGTGGACCAATTTCGCGGTCATTGCTTTCTTCACCGTCATGGTCTTCGTCCCCATTAAATACGTTTATCCCTCGCGCACCAGACGCTTGCGGACTCTCACCATCGTCCTCAGTTACCTCTACGGCGCGCTCGGCGTCGTCGGCGTCATCCTCTATCCCAACGTCCCAACGTGGATCGTCTACGCCTCTTTCGTCTACGTCGCTTATTACATCGGACTCAGCCTCTGGCCGCGTCCGCGCATTCGATCGAAATGA
- a CDS encoding Fe-S cluster assembly protein SufB yields MTDDAKILEGIGEYKYGFHERDDNYAFKSQKGLSREVVEQISRMKDEPQWMLDFRLKALEHFMARPMPNWGPPLNELNLDDIYYYVRPMEKQEKSWDDVPDDIKRTFDKLGVPEAERKFLAGLGAQYESEMVYHSIQEHLEKQGVIFLSIEDGMRKHPDLFREYFGTVIPIEDNKFAALNSAVWSGGSFVYVPKGVKVDLPLQAYFRLNTANVGQFERTLIIVDEGAQVHYVEGCTAPQYTTDSFHSGVIEIIVKKGARSRYSTIQNWSTNVYNLVTQRAKVFENGTHEWVDANLGSKLTMKYPSCYLMEPGAHGEMLSMAFAGAGQTQDAGSKMVHFAPNTTSKITSKSISKNGGRASYRGLLKVYKGAKGVKSNVVCDALLIDPKSRSDTYPYIEIDEDDVSVGHEASVSKVGEEQLFYLMSRGLSEEEATTMVVSGFIEPLVKELPMEYAVEMNRLIQLQMEGSIG; encoded by the coding sequence ATGACTGACGACGCAAAAATCCTCGAAGGTATTGGCGAATACAAATACGGTTTCCACGAGCGCGACGATAACTACGCGTTCAAGTCGCAAAAGGGCTTAAGCCGCGAAGTCGTCGAACAGATCTCGCGCATGAAGGACGAACCGCAGTGGATGCTCGACTTCCGTCTCAAGGCGCTGGAGCATTTCATGGCGCGTCCCATGCCCAATTGGGGGCCGCCGTTGAACGAACTCAACCTCGACGATATTTACTACTACGTCCGGCCGATGGAAAAGCAGGAGAAATCCTGGGACGACGTTCCCGACGACATCAAGCGGACCTTTGACAAACTCGGCGTCCCCGAAGCGGAGCGTAAATTCCTGGCGGGACTCGGCGCGCAATACGAGTCTGAGATGGTGTATCACTCCATCCAGGAGCATCTCGAAAAGCAGGGCGTCATCTTCCTCTCCATCGAAGACGGGATGAGGAAACACCCCGACTTGTTCCGCGAATACTTCGGCACGGTCATCCCGATCGAGGACAACAAGTTCGCGGCGCTCAACTCCGCCGTCTGGTCGGGCGGATCGTTCGTCTACGTGCCGAAGGGCGTCAAAGTGGACCTGCCCCTGCAGGCCTACTTCCGCCTCAACACGGCCAACGTCGGCCAGTTCGAGCGGACGCTCATCATCGTGGACGAAGGCGCGCAGGTGCATTATGTGGAAGGCTGCACCGCCCCTCAATACACCACAGACTCATTCCACTCCGGCGTGATCGAGATCATCGTCAAGAAGGGCGCGCGCTCGCGCTATTCCACCATCCAAAACTGGAGCACGAACGTTTACAACCTCGTCACCCAGCGCGCCAAAGTGTTCGAAAACGGCACGCACGAGTGGGTGGACGCGAACCTCGGCAGTAAACTCACCATGAAATACCCCTCCTGCTACCTCATGGAACCGGGCGCGCACGGCGAAATGCTTTCGATGGCGTTCGCGGGCGCGGGCCAGACACAGGACGCGGGTTCCAAGATGGTCCACTTCGCGCCGAACACCACCAGCAAGATCACCTCCAAGTCTATCTCGAAGAACGGCGGACGCGCCTCGTACCGCGGCTTGCTCAAAGTCTACAAAGGAGCGAAGGGCGTCAAATCCAATGTCGTGTGCGACGCGCTGCTCATCGATCCCAAATCCCGCTCCGACACCTATCCCTACATCGAAATTGACGAAGATGATGTCTCCGTCGGGCATGAAGCCTCGGTCAGCAAAGTGGGCGAGGAGCAGCTCTTCTACCTCATGTCGCGCGGCCTCAGCGAAGAGGAAGCCACCACCATGGTCGTCTCGGGCTTCATCGAGCCGCTCGTCAAGGAACTGCCGATGGAATACGCGGTCGAGATGAACAGACTGATTCAATTACAGATGGAAGGATCGATAGGCTGA
- a CDS encoding TatD related DNase → MRLADTHCHLNFRQFDADRASMLARAKAAGVERFLVPGLDHRSSADALQLAESDAAIYAAVGFHPTELEEFSEATFEQVRKLAAHPKAVAVGEIGLDHYWVKDEAQRARQRDALKRQLDFAAEIGKPAVIHMREENDAWMGSASVELLEILSEWRSRLVSENHPLAERPGVLHSFNGTLETAQKAVAMNFFIGVTGPVTYKNADQKRAVISQLPLARLLIETDSPFLAPVPQRGKRNEPAFVVEIADKIAEIKFKKMDEVAAVTADNAARLFRW, encoded by the coding sequence ATGCGCCTCGCCGACACGCACTGCCATCTCAACTTTCGCCAATTCGACGCGGACCGCGCGTCCATGCTGGCGCGCGCCAAAGCCGCGGGCGTGGAGCGCTTCCTCGTGCCAGGACTCGACCACCGCTCCAGCGCGGACGCGCTCCAGCTGGCCGAGTCCGACGCGGCCATCTACGCGGCGGTCGGGTTCCATCCCACCGAGTTGGAGGAGTTCAGCGAGGCGACGTTCGAACAGGTCCGCAAACTGGCGGCGCATCCCAAAGCGGTCGCGGTCGGCGAGATCGGTCTGGACCATTATTGGGTGAAGGACGAAGCGCAGCGGGCGCGTCAGCGCGACGCGCTAAAGCGGCAGTTGGACTTCGCGGCGGAGATCGGCAAACCAGCCGTCATCCACATGCGCGAGGAGAACGACGCCTGGATGGGAAGCGCCTCCGTCGAACTGTTGGAAATCCTGTCTGAATGGCGCTCGCGCCTGGTCTCGGAAAATCATCCGCTCGCCGAACGGCCCGGCGTCCTGCACTCCTTCAACGGGACGCTGGAGACGGCGCAGAAAGCCGTCGCAATGAATTTCTTCATCGGCGTCACCGGTCCCGTCACATACAAGAACGCCGACCAAAAACGCGCCGTCATCTCCCAGCTGCCGCTTGCCCGGCTGCTGATCGAAACCGACTCGCCCTTCCTCGCCCCCGTCCCGCAGCGCGGCAAACGCAACGAACCTGCCTTCGTCGTTGAAATTGCTGATAAAATTGCAGAAATAAAATTCAAAAAAATGGACGAGGTCGCCGCCGTCACCGCCGACAACGCGGCCCGCCTCTTCCGTTGGTGA